In Candidatus Palauibacter soopunensis, one genomic interval encodes:
- a CDS encoding PIN domain nuclease produces the protein MIVDTSAWIEYLRCTESPVHLALRHAVRTGSAIATPAPVAMELLAGCRDETEELDLLKLLGRFEILVPDSLGQFQSAARIYRTCQRAGRTIRSLVDCLVAAAALDARRPLLARNRDFDAIARHTELELVVPTAPASHA, from the coding sequence GTGATCGTCGACACGTCCGCGTGGATCGAATACCTGCGCTGCACGGAAAGTCCCGTTCACCTTGCTTTGAGACACGCCGTACGGACCGGGAGCGCGATCGCCACGCCCGCTCCCGTGGCCATGGAACTCCTTGCAGGCTGTCGCGACGAAACCGAGGAGTTGGATCTGTTGAAGCTGCTCGGCCGCTTCGAGATCCTGGTCCCCGACTCGCTGGGCCAGTTCCAGAGCGCGGCGCGGATCTACCGCACGTGTCAGCGGGCGGGACGTACGATTCGGTCCCTGGTAGACTGCCTCGTCGCCGCCGCGGCCCTGGATGCGCGCCGCCCGCTGCTGGCCCGGAATCGCGATTTCGACGCCATCGCCCGCCACACGGAACTCGAACTCGTCGTTCCGACGGCGCCGGCATCCCACGCCTGA
- a CDS encoding Gfo/Idh/MocA family oxidoreductase produces the protein MTRRLSYGMVGGGPGAFIGDVHRMAAELDGLARIAAGAFSSDAERSAAKGAEIGLDADRVYGSYGEMAAAEAARVGDDRLDFVIVVTPNHLHFDVSRTLLQAGFHVVCDKPLTTDLGDAEALCRLVAAGDRVFALTHNYGGYPMVKDARHLVRGGTLGEIRRIQLEYFQGWLATPLEETGHPQAVWRTDPARAGVAGALGDIGTHAHHLARYVTGLEVEALCGELTTFVPGRRLEDDASLLMRWSGGVRGTLTVSQVAAGEENGLAIRVFGSEGSIAWRHDDAETLWHRTPDGQARARRRGHGWISPEAARASRVPPGHPEGFIEGFGNLYRNVISTIGALDEGRTPDGAELDFPTVWDGARGVHFLERAVESGRRGAWVDARYEPPGEPAEPGESTR, from the coding sequence ATGACGCGCCGTCTCAGCTACGGCATGGTCGGGGGCGGGCCGGGCGCCTTCATCGGCGACGTGCACCGGATGGCGGCGGAACTCGACGGTCTGGCGCGGATCGCGGCCGGCGCCTTCTCGTCGGACGCGGAGCGGTCGGCGGCCAAGGGGGCCGAGATCGGGCTGGACGCGGATCGCGTGTACGGCAGCTACGGCGAGATGGCGGCGGCCGAAGCGGCGCGCGTCGGAGACGACAGGCTGGACTTCGTGATCGTCGTCACCCCGAACCACCTCCACTTCGATGTCTCGCGGACTCTCCTCCAGGCGGGCTTCCACGTCGTGTGCGACAAGCCGTTGACGACGGACCTCGGAGACGCGGAGGCGCTGTGCCGGCTCGTGGCGGCGGGGGATCGCGTGTTCGCCCTCACGCACAACTACGGCGGCTATCCGATGGTCAAGGACGCGCGCCACCTCGTCCGCGGTGGGACGCTGGGGGAGATCCGCCGCATTCAACTCGAGTACTTCCAGGGGTGGCTGGCGACGCCGCTGGAGGAGACGGGACACCCGCAGGCGGTGTGGCGCACCGATCCGGCGCGGGCGGGGGTGGCCGGGGCGCTGGGAGACATTGGGACGCATGCGCACCACCTGGCCCGCTACGTGACGGGGCTGGAGGTCGAGGCGCTGTGTGGCGAGCTGACGACGTTTGTGCCCGGGCGGCGCCTCGAGGACGACGCGAGCCTGCTCATGCGGTGGAGTGGCGGGGTGCGGGGGACGCTCACGGTGTCGCAGGTCGCGGCGGGCGAGGAGAACGGGCTCGCAATCCGCGTGTTCGGGAGCGAGGGCTCGATCGCCTGGCGGCACGACGACGCGGAGACGCTGTGGCACCGGACGCCGGACGGGCAAGCGCGGGCCCGGCGGCGGGGGCACGGCTGGATCTCGCCCGAGGCCGCGCGGGCGTCGCGGGTCCCGCCGGGGCATCCCGAGGGGTTCATCGAGGGGTTCGGGAACCTGTACCGTAACGTGATCTCGACCATCGGAGCGCTCGACGAAGGACGGACGCCGGACGGGGCGGAGCTCGACTTCCCCACGGTATGGGACGGGGCGCGCGGGGTTCATTTCCTCGAGCGGGCGGTGGAGAGCGGGCGGCGCGGCGCGTGGGTGGACGCGCGCTACGAACCGCCGGGAGAGCCGGCGGAGCCCGGGGAGTCGACGCGATGA
- a CDS encoding DPP IV N-terminal domain-containing protein: protein MKRLSISAPSSLALAVLAAFAAIALAAAPPAAHAQSRPHAPDAVTASEYARAEQFLFWNAEKLTSGATVAPRWVDANRFWYRNQVFGGHEFIMVDAAARTRAPAFDHDRLAAALSEASDRSHEATDLPFDEFEFNDSGGIRFWTDTYERWDCDVGAYRCTGPDSVAQATHEIEYSGGGRAVFSRDENLWVRDTDTDEERQLSTDGEPHWGYGVAPEGCCSEISNRRRGFKPPPVAEWSPDGRRIATHRYNEQEVESLHLLETATGRPVLHSYRYALPGDSIVPTWELYVFDAQTGASVKADYDPVPGYFGSADTTWHATQWSPDGGRVWFSHHSRDFKNQTLVEVDAETGAARKVIVESGDTWVELNQLRTPYNWRVLDNGREFVWFSEREGWGHLYLHDLATGEMKNRITQGSWLVVQLLAVDEDARQVYFTAVGREPGRDPYQHHLYRASLDGGGVTLLSPEDMHHAVTVSPDGRHFVDTYSTRATAPVTVLRDRSGRAVMTVEEADIGPLLEAGWEPPVRFSAKARDGVTDVYGFLWLPANMEDGKVYPVIDYIYPGPQIGPIRSPGFTTGPRGQGHALAQLGFITFAVDAMGTPYRSKAFHESYYGNMRDNGIPDHVSALKALALRYPIDIDRVGIFGHSGGGFSSTDAILSFPDFFKVAVSGAGNHDQRGYHFPWGEKYQGLLERYPDGTDSFDSQANQNIASNLKGKLLLHYGSLDDNVHPNMTLLVADALIEANKTFDMLVFPNRNHGYAREPYLIRRTWDYFVEHLMGARPPVDYRIVQP, encoded by the coding sequence GTGAAACGCCTCTCGATCTCGGCCCCATCATCCCTCGCGCTCGCCGTTCTTGCCGCCTTCGCCGCGATCGCGCTCGCTGCCGCGCCACCAGCAGCTCACGCCCAGTCGCGGCCCCACGCCCCCGACGCGGTGACGGCGAGCGAATACGCACGCGCGGAACAGTTTCTCTTCTGGAACGCGGAGAAGCTCACCTCCGGCGCGACGGTCGCCCCGCGCTGGGTCGACGCGAACCGCTTCTGGTATCGGAACCAGGTGTTCGGAGGCCACGAGTTCATCATGGTCGACGCAGCGGCCCGCACCCGGGCGCCCGCCTTCGACCACGACCGGCTCGCGGCCGCGCTCTCCGAGGCCTCCGACCGGAGCCACGAGGCGACGGACCTCCCCTTCGACGAGTTCGAATTCAACGACTCCGGCGGGATCCGCTTCTGGACGGACACGTACGAGCGCTGGGACTGCGACGTCGGCGCCTACCGCTGCACCGGCCCGGACTCGGTCGCGCAGGCCACGCACGAGATCGAGTACTCCGGCGGCGGCCGCGCCGTCTTCTCCCGTGACGAGAACCTGTGGGTGCGGGACACCGACACCGACGAGGAACGCCAGCTCTCGACCGATGGCGAGCCGCACTGGGGCTACGGCGTCGCGCCCGAGGGTTGCTGCTCGGAGATCTCGAACCGTCGCAGGGGGTTCAAGCCGCCGCCTGTAGCCGAGTGGTCGCCGGACGGACGCCGCATCGCCACGCACCGCTACAACGAGCAGGAGGTCGAATCGCTGCACCTGCTCGAAACGGCCACCGGTCGCCCGGTCCTCCACAGCTACCGTTACGCGCTCCCCGGCGACTCCATCGTCCCGACGTGGGAGTTGTACGTGTTCGACGCCCAGACCGGCGCCTCGGTGAAGGCCGACTACGATCCCGTGCCCGGCTACTTCGGCAGCGCGGACACGACCTGGCACGCCACCCAGTGGTCGCCGGACGGCGGCCGCGTCTGGTTCTCGCACCACTCGCGCGACTTCAAGAATCAGACGCTGGTCGAGGTCGACGCGGAAACCGGCGCGGCCCGCAAGGTGATCGTCGAGAGCGGGGATACGTGGGTGGAACTGAACCAGCTCCGCACGCCGTACAACTGGCGCGTGCTCGACAATGGGCGCGAGTTCGTCTGGTTCTCCGAGCGCGAGGGCTGGGGGCACCTCTACCTGCACGACCTCGCCACCGGGGAGATGAAGAACAGGATCACGCAGGGGTCCTGGCTCGTCGTCCAGCTCCTGGCCGTCGACGAGGACGCGCGGCAGGTCTATTTCACCGCCGTGGGCCGCGAGCCCGGACGCGACCCCTACCAGCACCACCTCTACCGGGCCTCGCTCGACGGCGGAGGCGTGACGCTCCTTTCACCCGAGGACATGCACCACGCCGTCACCGTCTCGCCCGACGGCCGCCACTTCGTGGACACCTACTCCACGCGCGCGACGGCCCCCGTCACGGTCCTCCGCGACCGCTCGGGCCGTGCCGTGATGACGGTCGAAGAGGCTGATATCGGCCCGCTCCTCGAGGCCGGCTGGGAGCCCCCGGTGCGGTTCTCCGCCAAGGCCCGGGACGGGGTGACCGACGTGTACGGCTTCCTCTGGCTGCCGGCGAACATGGAAGACGGCAAGGTCTATCCCGTCATCGACTACATCTATCCGGGACCTCAGATCGGTCCCATCCGCTCCCCGGGCTTCACGACGGGGCCGCGCGGCCAGGGCCACGCGCTCGCGCAACTCGGGTTCATCACCTTCGCGGTCGACGCCATGGGCACGCCGTACCGCTCCAAGGCGTTCCACGAGAGCTACTACGGAAACATGCGGGACAACGGGATCCCCGATCACGTGTCGGCGCTCAAGGCGTTGGCGCTCCGCTACCCCATCGACATCGACCGGGTGGGGATCTTCGGCCACTCCGGCGGCGGTTTCTCCTCGACGGACGCCATCCTGAGCTTCCCCGACTTCTTCAAGGTCGCCGTGTCGGGGGCGGGGAATCACGACCAGCGGGGCTACCACTTTCCGTGGGGTGAGAAATACCAGGGGCTGCTGGAGCGCTACCCGGACGGGACGGACAGCTTCGACTCGCAGGCGAACCAGAACATCGCCTCGAACCTGAAGGGGAAGCTGCTGCTCCATTACGGGTCGCTCGACGACAACGTGCACCCGAACATGACGCTGCTCGTGGCCGACGCCCTCATCGAGGCGAACAAGACGTTCGACATGCTCGTGTTCCCGAACCGCAACCACGGCTACGCGCGCGAGCCGTACCTCATCCGGCGCACCTGGGACTACTTCGTCGAACACCTCATGGGCGCCCGGCCGCCCGTCGACTACAGGATCGTGCAGCCGTAG
- a CDS encoding sugar phosphate isomerase/epimerase, which produces MSARPITLFTGQWADMPLATLAEKAAAWGYDGLELACWGDHFDVVRATEEDGYAAEQRDLLAAHGLEVHAIANHLVGQAVCDPIDARHQLILPERVWGDGDPEGVRRRAAAEMSRSAAAAAALGVPVVNGFTGSSIWAAAYAFPPHPPGFVEAGFADFADRWTPILDAFDAAGVKFALEVHPTEIAFDAASAARAVEAVAGHAAFGFNYDPSHLAYQGVDYVGFILEFGDRIHHAHMKDVWWSDTPRRSGAFGGHLDFGHTNRGWDFRSIGRGRVDFEEVLRALDRVGYDGPLSIEWEDSGMDREHGAREACERLRAMTFPPSATAFDAAFSED; this is translated from the coding sequence ATGAGTGCACGACCGATCACGTTGTTCACCGGCCAGTGGGCGGACATGCCGCTCGCGACGCTCGCCGAAAAAGCGGCCGCGTGGGGCTACGACGGGCTGGAGCTGGCCTGCTGGGGGGACCACTTCGACGTGGTGCGGGCGACGGAGGAGGACGGCTACGCGGCCGAGCAGCGGGACCTGTTGGCGGCCCACGGCCTCGAGGTACACGCGATCGCCAACCACCTCGTCGGCCAGGCCGTGTGCGACCCGATCGACGCCCGCCACCAGCTCATTCTGCCCGAGCGCGTGTGGGGGGACGGCGACCCCGAGGGCGTGCGGCGGCGGGCCGCGGCGGAAATGAGCCGGTCGGCGGCTGCGGCGGCCGCCCTCGGCGTCCCGGTCGTGAACGGCTTCACCGGCAGCTCGATCTGGGCAGCCGCCTACGCCTTCCCCCCGCACCCGCCCGGCTTCGTGGAGGCCGGCTTCGCCGACTTCGCGGACCGCTGGACTCCGATCCTCGACGCCTTCGACGCGGCGGGCGTGAAGTTCGCCCTCGAGGTGCACCCGACGGAGATCGCCTTCGACGCCGCGAGCGCGGCGCGGGCCGTGGAGGCCGTGGCGGGGCACGCCGCGTTCGGCTTCAACTACGACCCCAGCCACCTCGCCTACCAGGGCGTGGACTACGTCGGCTTCATCCTCGAGTTCGGCGACCGCATTCACCACGCGCACATGAAGGACGTGTGGTGGTCCGATACCCCGCGCCGCTCCGGCGCCTTCGGCGGCCACCTCGACTTCGGGCACACGAACCGCGGCTGGGACTTCCGCTCCATCGGGCGCGGGCGCGTGGACTTCGAGGAGGTCCTGCGCGCCCTCGACCGGGTCGGCTACGACGGCCCCCTCTCGATCGAGTGGGAGGACAGCGGCATGGACCGCGAGCACGGCGCCCGCGAAGCGTGCGAACGGCTCCGCGCCATGACCTTCCCCCCCTCCGCCACCGCCTTCGACGCCGCCTTCTCCGAGGACTGA
- a CDS encoding 5'-3' exonuclease H3TH domain-containing protein → MQVHLIDGTYELFRHFYGAPSAKNAGGHEVGAARGVVASMFGLLEGGATHVAIATDRVIESFRNDLWPGYKDGSGIDPALYSQFPLVEEALASAGFVVWPMVEHEADDGMAAGAAMAAADPRVERVYICTPDKDLAQCVEGDRIVQFDRRQRLLRDEAGVIEKFGVPPAAIPDWLALVGDSADGFPGIRGFGAKTAAAVLARYGRIEDIPPDGRDWDVSVRGPERLAQTLRNGLDDALLFRRLATLVRDAPVSASVDDLEWTGPRDDFDLVATILDAPDLAPRAQRIAAALRESPG, encoded by the coding sequence GTGCAGGTCCACCTCATCGACGGTACTTACGAGTTGTTCCGGCACTTCTACGGAGCGCCCTCGGCGAAGAACGCCGGGGGCCACGAGGTCGGGGCCGCGCGCGGGGTCGTGGCTTCGATGTTCGGCCTCCTCGAGGGCGGCGCCACGCACGTCGCGATCGCCACGGACCGCGTCATCGAGTCCTTCCGCAACGACCTGTGGCCCGGCTACAAGGACGGCTCGGGCATCGATCCGGCGCTCTACTCGCAGTTCCCGCTCGTCGAGGAGGCGCTCGCCTCTGCGGGGTTCGTCGTGTGGCCGATGGTGGAGCACGAGGCGGACGATGGGATGGCCGCCGGCGCCGCGATGGCCGCCGCGGACCCGCGCGTGGAGCGCGTCTACATCTGCACGCCGGACAAGGACCTCGCCCAGTGCGTGGAAGGCGACCGCATCGTGCAGTTCGACCGCCGGCAGCGGCTGCTGCGCGACGAGGCCGGGGTCATCGAGAAATTCGGCGTCCCTCCGGCCGCGATCCCCGACTGGCTGGCCCTCGTGGGCGATTCCGCGGACGGCTTCCCCGGCATTCGCGGCTTCGGCGCCAAGACGGCGGCGGCGGTACTCGCGCGCTATGGCCGCATCGAGGACATCCCCCCGGACGGACGAGACTGGGACGTCTCCGTGCGCGGCCCCGAACGCCTCGCTCAGACGCTGCGCAACGGGTTGGACGACGCGCTCCTCTTCCGCCGCCTCGCGACGCTCGTCCGCGACGCCCCGGTCTCAGCGAGCGTCGATGACCTCGAATGGACGGGCCCCCGCGACGACTTCGACCTCGTCGCCACGATCCTCGACGCCCCGGACCTGGCCCCCCGCGCGCAGCGCATCGCGGCGGCCCTCCGGGAGTCGCCGGGCTAG
- a CDS encoding MFS transporter — MNATSPAVRPRRLFLASCVSLIATSVTFAVVGAVMLTLKSEFTLTNYEVGLIGGAAIWGFAVSQVLFAPFCDTLGMRRLLRLAFACHLLGALVLITAGGFWQAFSGALTLALGNGLVEAACNPLVAALYPDRKTVKLNQFHVWFPGGIVIGSVLAFGLESVGLTAWQLKIGLILIPTLIYGHLMWREEFPPTEGVRAGVGMMEMFRATFMTPLMLLMLFCMAITASTELGPNRWVPPVLEAGGIPGILVLAWINGLMAVLRYKAGFAVERLSPPGVLAASAAVSVVGLLWLSYAETTAMAFASATVFAVGVCYFWPTMLGFVSERVPRSGALGLGMMGATGMAVVGLWTTPWMGRIADEVGHERLPAVETRALFADAAAAFAGADESTAPDLAAAGEAVGEALAGVGPDGALPESVTANALRAIINSGGDEALAERANAILGPADNYGGRVSFRYILPFTGALILIFGFLYSRDRRAGGYRAVRIGTESGDG, encoded by the coding sequence GTGAATGCGACCTCGCCCGCCGTCCGTCCGCGGCGGCTCTTCCTCGCCAGTTGCGTGTCGCTGATCGCGACCTCCGTCACCTTCGCGGTTGTCGGCGCGGTCATGCTTACGCTGAAGAGCGAATTCACGCTCACGAACTACGAGGTCGGTCTCATCGGCGGGGCTGCGATCTGGGGCTTCGCGGTGTCGCAGGTCCTCTTCGCGCCCTTCTGCGATACGCTGGGGATGCGCCGCCTGCTCCGACTCGCCTTCGCGTGCCATCTCCTCGGGGCGCTCGTCCTGATCACGGCCGGCGGCTTCTGGCAGGCGTTCAGCGGAGCGTTGACGCTGGCGCTGGGGAACGGACTCGTCGAGGCCGCCTGCAACCCGCTGGTGGCGGCGCTCTATCCGGACCGGAAGACGGTCAAGCTGAACCAGTTCCACGTCTGGTTCCCGGGCGGGATCGTGATCGGCTCCGTGCTCGCCTTCGGCCTCGAATCGGTGGGGCTCACCGCGTGGCAGCTGAAGATCGGCCTCATCCTCATCCCCACCCTCATCTACGGCCACCTGATGTGGCGGGAGGAGTTTCCGCCGACGGAGGGCGTGCGCGCCGGAGTCGGCATGATGGAGATGTTCAGGGCCACGTTCATGACGCCACTGATGCTCCTGATGCTGTTCTGCATGGCGATCACGGCCTCGACGGAACTGGGGCCGAACCGGTGGGTGCCGCCGGTGCTCGAGGCGGGCGGGATTCCGGGGATCCTCGTGCTGGCATGGATCAACGGCCTGATGGCGGTGCTCCGCTACAAGGCGGGGTTCGCGGTGGAGCGGCTGTCGCCACCGGGGGTGCTGGCAGCCAGCGCGGCGGTCTCCGTCGTGGGACTGCTATGGCTCAGCTACGCGGAGACGACGGCGATGGCGTTCGCCTCAGCGACCGTGTTTGCGGTGGGCGTGTGCTACTTCTGGCCGACAATGCTCGGCTTCGTGTCTGAGCGGGTGCCGCGTTCCGGCGCCCTCGGGCTGGGGATGATGGGGGCGACGGGGATGGCGGTCGTCGGGCTGTGGACGACGCCGTGGATGGGAAGGATCGCCGACGAGGTGGGGCACGAGCGGCTTCCGGCGGTCGAGACGCGGGCGCTCTTCGCCGATGCGGCGGCGGCCTTCGCGGGAGCTGACGAGAGCACCGCGCCGGATCTGGCGGCGGCGGGCGAAGCGGTGGGCGAGGCGCTCGCGGGGGTGGGGCCGGACGGCGCGCTACCGGAGTCGGTCACGGCGAACGCGCTGCGGGCGATCATCAACTCCGGGGGGGATGAGGCGCTGGCGGAGCGAGCCAACGCCATTCTCGGACCGGCGGACAACTACGGGGGACGGGTCTCGTTCCGGTACATCCTTCCGTTCACGGGAGCGCTCATCCTCATCTTCGGTTTCCTCTATTCGCGCGACCGGCGGGCCGGCGGATACCGGGCCGTCCGGATCGGGACGGAGTCGGGCGACGGATGA
- the proB gene encoding glutamate 5-kinase, which translates to MSQLQPISTPAGDAPAPTVTREAIATADRVVLKVGTGVVTHDDGTIALSRLFRVVESASRLRREGREVLIVTSGAVGLGRVALQLPEPPETAELKQTCAAIGQSRLMELYQQGFARLGVTCAQILITWTDFDDRVRYLNLHETLQSLFRLGVVPVVNENDAISLNDRVYRGTGKRPIFDDNDRLGALVASELAADLIVLLTDVPGVMTADPRRDPEARLVGRIDRPDEHGLDVDGRSGLGRGGMASKLEAARVASRGGCHTVIASGVDPGALDRVLAGEEEGTWIPPRAALSSRSRWIAYCSHPRGTLVVAEGGAERLQGGESLRAADVARAEGAFRRGDVVEVRAPDGSLVGRGVVALDSRLVLQAISHRAGAGVQVVGREHIILKES; encoded by the coding sequence GTGAGCCAGCTCCAGCCAATTTCGACCCCCGCGGGCGACGCTCCCGCGCCGACGGTCACGCGCGAGGCGATCGCGACGGCCGACCGGGTCGTCCTCAAGGTGGGGACGGGCGTCGTCACGCACGACGATGGGACGATCGCCCTCTCTCGCCTCTTCCGCGTCGTGGAGAGCGCGAGCCGTCTGCGGCGGGAGGGCCGGGAGGTCCTCATCGTGACTTCGGGAGCGGTAGGCCTGGGACGCGTTGCCCTCCAGCTTCCCGAGCCACCCGAGACGGCCGAACTCAAGCAGACGTGCGCCGCCATCGGCCAGAGCCGGCTCATGGAACTCTACCAGCAGGGGTTCGCCCGGCTCGGCGTCACCTGCGCGCAGATCCTCATCACGTGGACGGACTTCGATGACCGGGTCCGCTACCTGAATCTGCACGAGACGCTCCAGAGTCTCTTCCGGCTCGGCGTCGTCCCCGTCGTGAACGAGAACGACGCGATCTCGCTGAACGATCGCGTGTACCGGGGGACGGGAAAGCGGCCGATCTTCGACGACAACGACCGACTGGGAGCGCTGGTCGCGAGCGAACTGGCGGCCGACCTGATCGTGCTTCTCACGGATGTGCCCGGGGTCATGACGGCGGATCCCAGGCGCGACCCGGAGGCGCGGCTCGTCGGCCGGATCGACCGGCCCGATGAGCACGGGCTCGACGTGGACGGGCGCTCCGGGCTCGGCCGGGGCGGGATGGCGAGCAAGCTGGAGGCGGCCCGGGTCGCTTCACGCGGCGGCTGCCACACCGTCATCGCGTCGGGGGTCGATCCGGGCGCGCTCGACCGCGTGCTGGCCGGCGAGGAGGAGGGGACGTGGATCCCGCCTCGCGCCGCCCTCTCTTCGCGCAGCCGCTGGATCGCCTACTGTTCACACCCGCGCGGGACGCTGGTCGTGGCGGAGGGCGGGGCCGAACGTCTCCAGGGCGGCGAGTCGTTGAGAGCCGCGGACGTCGCGCGGGCGGAGGGCGCGTTCCGGCGAGGCGATGTGGTCGAGGTTCGTGCGCCCGATGGATCCCTGGTCGGCCGGGGCGTCGTCGCGCTGGACTCGCGGCTCGTCCTTCAGGCGATCTCCCACCGGGCGGGTGCGGGCGTCCAGGTCGTGGGACGGGAGCATATCATCCTCAAGGAATCCTGA
- a CDS encoding serine hydrolase: protein MRRAPDRTFVTHLSCALSISLFGLLACAPEDGGDEATGSTQEVPPGDGSDESLIARGEALELPTEWDPPPGEPIVHHTAGFAKTLCSGTFITGLDWRDAAANVGGFTAPFQHRGAVVDTVVDMEAQTVSLTLGSGITRTAKLYGSQGCITQPLGRDSIYFTPSVVEPMTPDPATTPWPMGDVLPDEPYPPEIDMEKVGEAVQIAMDQEGMTLGFVVTYQGRIIGEGYGPGVDMHTPFESWSKGKSLTGTMMAVLIQQGVYGLWQRAPIPEWQDDERKNIRIADIMRMSSGIRIVAPQDPDYTEEMGYPDHLYLYTGENAFEWAATRPQQWEPNTVGRYRNTDPALTNYLVRLGVEGRGDDYHAFPQRNLFDKLGIRNFIMETDPNGNFLTQGYEFGSARDWARLGNLYLQDGVWEGERILPEGYVDYAMEVAPAWVTDGRPVYGGGFVWKDLGFPIEDDYGAFAGAGGQYTVFIPARGLVITRLGKYTGQGPGGENLRAAIALLMEAVPPIGD from the coding sequence ATGCGCCGCGCCCCCGATCGAACGTTCGTGACGCACCTCTCCTGTGCGCTTTCCATCTCCCTGTTCGGCCTTCTGGCCTGCGCGCCGGAGGACGGCGGCGACGAGGCCACGGGGTCTACGCAGGAGGTCCCGCCCGGCGACGGCTCCGACGAGAGCCTGATCGCGCGCGGGGAAGCGCTCGAGCTTCCGACCGAGTGGGATCCGCCCCCGGGCGAGCCCATCGTGCACCACACGGCGGGCTTCGCGAAGACGCTCTGCTCCGGGACGTTCATCACCGGACTCGACTGGCGCGACGCGGCGGCGAACGTGGGCGGCTTCACGGCGCCCTTCCAGCACCGCGGCGCGGTCGTCGACACCGTCGTCGACATGGAGGCGCAGACCGTGAGCCTCACCCTCGGCTCGGGGATCACGCGCACGGCCAAGCTGTACGGCAGCCAGGGCTGCATCACGCAGCCTCTGGGCCGTGACTCGATCTACTTCACGCCCTCCGTGGTCGAGCCCATGACCCCGGATCCGGCCACCACGCCGTGGCCCATGGGGGACGTGCTCCCGGACGAGCCGTATCCGCCCGAGATCGACATGGAGAAGGTCGGGGAGGCGGTCCAGATCGCGATGGACCAGGAGGGGATGACGCTCGGCTTCGTCGTCACCTACCAGGGGAGGATCATCGGCGAGGGCTACGGCCCCGGCGTCGACATGCACACCCCGTTCGAGAGCTGGTCGAAGGGGAAGTCGCTCACCGGGACGATGATGGCCGTCCTGATCCAGCAGGGCGTATACGGCCTGTGGCAGCGCGCTCCGATCCCGGAATGGCAGGACGATGAGAGGAAGAACATCCGCATCGCCGACATCATGCGCATGTCGAGCGGGATCCGGATCGTCGCGCCGCAGGACCCGGATTATACGGAAGAGATGGGGTATCCCGACCACCTCTATCTCTACACGGGAGAGAACGCCTTCGAGTGGGCCGCCACCCGCCCGCAGCAGTGGGAGCCGAACACGGTGGGACGGTACCGGAACACCGACCCGGCGCTGACGAACTACCTGGTCCGCCTCGGCGTCGAGGGCCGCGGCGACGACTATCACGCCTTCCCGCAGCGCAACCTGTTCGACAAGCTCGGGATCCGGAACTTCATCATGGAGACGGACCCGAACGGGAACTTCCTCACGCAGGGCTACGAGTTCGGCTCGGCGCGCGACTGGGCGCGGCTCGGCAATCTCTACCTGCAGGACGGCGTGTGGGAGGGCGAGCGCATCCTCCCCGAGGGCTACGTCGACTACGCGATGGAGGTCGCCCCGGCCTGGGTCACGGACGGACGGCCGGTCTACGGCGGCGGCTTCGTGTGGAAGGACCTCGGCTTCCCGATCGAGGACGACTACGGCGCCTTCGCGGGCGCCGGCGGCCAGTACACCGTGTTCATCCCCGCGCGCGGCCTCGTCATCACGCGCCTCGGCAAGTACACGGGCCAGGGGCCGGGCGGAGAGAACCTGCGAGCCGCGATCGCCCTCCTGATGGAGGCCGTCCCCCCGATCGGCGACTAG